One window of the Bradyrhizobium septentrionale genome contains the following:
- a CDS encoding ISL3 family transposase: MLVARPKSAVSLCPCCGCQTCRVHSHYVRRLADLPWQGRVVEIRLHARRFRCANLQCPRRIFTERLPATVRPKARRTTRLGESQLAIGFAVGGEPGSRLARKLAMPVSGDTLLRMIHSAPLPDFVAPTVVGIDDWAWRRGQRYGTIICDLERNCVLDLLPDRNADSVASWLKRWPGIKVVARDRAGLYADGARCGAPDAVQVADRWHLFNSLGEALRHAVGRHRHNVAAAVQIMASAQRAKTSASVPPPGLAQLRADRKAARRERWDEICRLREQGCPTSRIAQLLGVDRRTVQRWLAAGGEPEHSRPHRPSHLLAPFEAWLEARWASGWHVGQQLWRELRQQGYTGSRVTVARWAADRRAHADAGGTAQPHLTWKAPTRRRCAWYLSQDPDQIDAEARLFLDHLFAQAPELATAADLAKRFVSLLSGSDIAGLDEWIAQAGNSELKSFANGIARDIYAVCAAAIRVRRQRQSR, from the coding sequence GTGCTCGTAGCTCGGCCGAAGTCAGCGGTCTCGCTCTGTCCCTGTTGCGGCTGCCAGACGTGTCGCGTCCACAGCCATTACGTGCGACGCTTAGCCGATCTGCCCTGGCAGGGTCGGGTTGTCGAAATCCGGCTTCACGCGCGACGGTTTCGATGCGCGAATCTGCAATGCCCGCGTCGGATATTCACCGAGCGACTACCGGCAACGGTGCGGCCGAAAGCAAGACGCACAACCCGCCTCGGCGAGAGCCAACTGGCGATCGGCTTTGCGGTCGGCGGAGAGCCCGGCTCACGCCTGGCGCGCAAACTGGCCATGCCGGTCAGCGGCGACACCTTGCTCCGAATGATTCACTCGGCCCCGTTGCCGGATTTCGTTGCTCCGACCGTCGTCGGAATCGACGATTGGGCTTGGCGTCGTGGCCAGCGATATGGAACGATCATCTGCGATCTGGAGCGCAATTGCGTGCTTGATCTGCTTCCCGATCGTAACGCTGACAGTGTTGCGAGCTGGCTGAAGCGCTGGCCGGGGATCAAGGTCGTCGCCCGCGATCGTGCGGGACTCTATGCTGATGGCGCACGCTGCGGCGCACCCGACGCGGTGCAGGTGGCGGACCGATGGCACCTGTTCAACAGCTTGGGTGAGGCCCTGCGCCACGCGGTCGGCCGCCATCGTCACAACGTAGCCGCCGCCGTGCAAATCATGGCGTCCGCGCAACGAGCGAAGACCAGCGCTTCCGTGCCGCCGCCCGGCCTTGCACAGTTGCGGGCGGATCGAAAGGCTGCGCGACGCGAACGCTGGGATGAAATCTGCCGCCTGCGCGAGCAAGGTTGCCCGACATCCAGGATCGCCCAACTGCTCGGCGTCGACAGGCGCACTGTTCAGCGCTGGCTGGCCGCTGGCGGCGAACCGGAGCATTCGCGTCCTCACAGACCTTCACATCTTCTCGCGCCCTTCGAGGCATGGCTCGAAGCGCGGTGGGCCTCCGGCTGGCACGTGGGCCAGCAGCTCTGGCGGGAGCTTCGGCAACAGGGTTATACTGGAAGTCGTGTGACCGTCGCGCGATGGGCCGCTGACAGGCGTGCACATGCAGACGCGGGAGGAACAGCACAACCACATCTGACCTGGAAAGCTCCCACGCGTCGTCGCTGTGCTTGGTATTTGAGCCAGGATCCGGATCAGATCGACGCTGAAGCCAGGCTGTTCCTCGACCATCTGTTTGCGCAAGCTCCGGAACTCGCCACGGCGGCTGATCTGGCGAAGCGGTTTGTTTCCCTTCTCAGTGGTAGCGACATCGCCGGGCTCGATGAATGGATCGCACAAGCAGGCAACAGCGAGCTCAAGAGCTTCGCCAACGGCATCGCGCGCGACATCTATGCAGTCTGCGCGGCGGCGATCAGGGTGAGACGCCAGCGACAATCAAGGTGA